A stretch of the Haloplanus aerogenes genome encodes the following:
- a CDS encoding cytochrome c oxidase subunit 3 → MTAVEHGGDHAEGEHTSRWPLVTAVGAAALYVGAGLALVGLDLVPVVLPAILVAVGALGFVGGLAGWMAEAFLADYWTEREGREDIYTGGMVLFLVSDVATFLAGFVYYAFIRVGTWPPTDLPPLLGSLVVVNTLILVASSLTLHYGHGALEDGNRRGFLAGLGVTTLLGVVFLGGQALEYYEFVVHENFTLAGGVFATAFYGLTGLHGLHVTLGVVLLGITLARALRGQYGPDRDTSIRTVSLYWHFVDVVWVLLVVVLYVGAVVG, encoded by the coding sequence GTGACAGCGGTAGAGCACGGGGGCGACCACGCCGAGGGCGAGCACACGAGCAGGTGGCCGCTCGTCACCGCCGTCGGCGCGGCGGCGCTGTACGTCGGCGCCGGACTCGCACTCGTCGGCCTCGATCTCGTCCCTGTCGTCCTCCCGGCGATCCTCGTCGCCGTCGGCGCGCTGGGATTCGTCGGCGGCCTCGCCGGGTGGATGGCCGAGGCGTTCCTCGCGGACTACTGGACCGAACGCGAGGGGCGGGAGGACATCTACACCGGCGGGATGGTGCTCTTTCTCGTCTCGGACGTGGCGACCTTCCTCGCCGGCTTCGTCTACTACGCCTTCATCCGCGTCGGGACGTGGCCACCGACCGACCTCCCGCCGCTCCTCGGCTCACTCGTCGTCGTCAACACCCTCATTCTGGTGGCGTCCAGCCTGACGCTCCACTACGGACACGGCGCGCTCGAAGACGGCAATCGGCGCGGCTTCCTCGCCGGCCTCGGCGTGACGACCCTGCTCGGCGTCGTCTTCCTCGGCGGGCAGGCGCTCGAATACTACGAGTTCGTCGTCCACGAGAACTTCACGCTGGCCGGCGGAGTGTTCGCCACCGCCTTCTACGGACTGACGGGACTCCACGGCCTCCACGTCACCCTCGGCGTCGTCCTCCTCGGGATCACCCTCGCTCGGGCGCTCCGCGGCCAGTACGGCCCTGACCGCGACACGTCGATCCGAACCGTCTCGCTGTACTGGCACTTCGTGGACGTGGTCTGGGTCCTCCTCGTCGTGGTGCTGTACGTCGGCGCAGTCGTCGGGTGA
- a CDS encoding Lrp/AsnC family transcriptional regulator, with product MKDGELDSIDRSILYYLQQDARRTSSSDIAEKLDLSSSAVRTRINKLEESGIIRGYHIDIDYDRAGYPLYTKIICTAPVPKRGTLANRAREIHGVTAVREIMTGKRNVYVNAIGQTHDDLNRIASELDELGLDIVDEQIIRDEYVCPYHGFLDEDDE from the coding sequence ATGAAAGACGGCGAACTGGATTCGATCGATCGGTCGATCCTCTACTATCTCCAGCAAGACGCGCGACGGACGTCGTCCAGCGACATCGCGGAGAAACTCGACCTGTCGTCGAGCGCCGTCCGAACGCGAATCAACAAACTCGAAGAGAGTGGGATCATCCGGGGCTATCATATCGACATCGACTACGACCGGGCGGGCTACCCGCTGTACACCAAGATCATCTGCACGGCCCCGGTCCCGAAACGGGGGACGCTCGCGAACCGGGCGCGGGAGATACACGGCGTCACCGCGGTCCGCGAAATCATGACCGGCAAGCGGAACGTGTACGTGAACGCCATCGGGCAGACACACGACGACCTCAACCGGATCGCGAGCGAACTCGACGAACTCGGCCTCGACATCGTCGACGAACAGATCATCCGGGACGAGTACGTCTGTCCGTACCACGGCTTCCTCGACGAGGACGACGAGTAG
- a CDS encoding DUF6789 family protein, producing the protein MNRALVEASALGLLAVSCLLLWVRLRRAAGPQSDGGYPTRERLRFELDHLRRQLARWLTTTDHREVGILYIVFGTVAGLWGGVDAMMLRTELLTPPTDIWSPETYNALFTTHGITMLIFFVLPVFYGVGNYFLPLLLGADDMAFPRVNALGFWLLPPALLLARAGLFVQVGGQLLSPVFPQETIRFFLTLREVSVGWTLYAPLSVQSVNPQIDLLLIGLHLSGVATTLGAINFIVTIVYERAEDVTWANLDIFSWNMLVTSGLVLFAFPLLGSAILMLLLDRNFGTTFFAVEGGGPILWQHLFWFWGHPEVYILFLPATGLLSTILPKFVGRRLFGYKFIVYSTLGLGILSFAVWAHHMFTTGIDPGIRASFMANSIVIAIPSAIKVFNWLTTMWDGDIRTTAPLILAAGSIGTFIVGGVTGVFLAVIPVDILYHGTYYVVGHFHLIVVGIIPFMMIAASYYWYPLLTGRWYDRRLAQFQSVLLIFGSTVTFTTLLIIGGLGLPRRQAVYPPEYQFASQIATVGAYVIGLAALLWLYNMVASYWQGDPVRTTDPWNLKATGQFTREWQWFEGRMVEKYDVTPAEPETVRPAYDPEGEPSGLLGGVGTVAQTVSRNAWMAAVGGFVGTVLMSGGLGTAILIGVLDPASFGEIAELVGLPASPLLGTLLFLIGGTVTWPLVFLAFQEYLPGRLLFETGLVFATLISTGFVVAFYTGQAGLALIGYVGFVVVAHWAYGLGLSVTFQYLRRRQRAKRGRGGG; encoded by the coding sequence ATGAATCGGGCACTGGTCGAGGCAAGCGCGCTCGGCCTGCTCGCCGTCTCCTGTCTCCTGCTATGGGTCCGGCTACGTCGCGCCGCCGGCCCCCAGAGCGACGGCGGCTATCCGACCCGCGAGCGCCTCCGGTTCGAGTTGGACCACCTCCGGCGACAACTCGCGCGCTGGCTGACGACGACCGACCACCGGGAGGTCGGCATCCTCTACATCGTCTTCGGCACCGTCGCGGGGCTGTGGGGCGGCGTCGACGCGATGATGCTCCGGACGGAACTGCTGACGCCCCCCACCGACATCTGGTCGCCCGAGACGTACAACGCGCTCTTTACCACCCACGGGATCACGATGCTGATCTTCTTCGTCCTGCCCGTCTTCTACGGCGTCGGGAACTACTTCCTTCCGCTCCTCCTCGGCGCGGACGACATGGCGTTCCCGCGGGTGAACGCCCTCGGCTTCTGGCTCCTACCGCCGGCGCTCCTGCTCGCTCGTGCCGGCCTGTTCGTCCAGGTCGGCGGCCAACTCCTCAGCCCCGTGTTTCCACAGGAGACGATTCGCTTCTTCCTGACGCTCCGCGAGGTGAGCGTCGGGTGGACGCTCTATGCGCCCCTATCCGTCCAGTCGGTGAATCCACAGATCGACCTCCTCTTGATCGGGCTCCACCTCTCCGGCGTCGCCACGACTCTCGGGGCGATCAACTTCATCGTCACCATCGTCTACGAACGGGCGGAGGACGTGACGTGGGCGAATCTCGACATCTTCTCGTGGAACATGCTCGTGACCAGCGGGCTGGTGCTCTTTGCCTTTCCCCTCCTCGGAAGCGCCATCCTGATGCTCCTGCTGGACCGGAACTTCGGGACGACGTTCTTCGCCGTCGAGGGTGGGGGACCGATCCTGTGGCAACACCTGTTCTGGTTCTGGGGCCACCCCGAAGTCTACATCCTCTTTCTCCCGGCGACGGGACTGTTGAGTACGATCCTCCCGAAGTTCGTCGGCAGACGGCTGTTCGGCTACAAGTTCATCGTCTACTCGACGCTCGGCCTCGGCATCCTCTCCTTCGCCGTCTGGGCCCACCACATGTTCACGACGGGGATAGACCCCGGCATCCGGGCGTCCTTCATGGCCAACTCCATCGTCATCGCCATTCCCAGCGCGATCAAGGTGTTCAACTGGCTGACGACGATGTGGGACGGCGACATTCGGACGACAGCCCCCCTGATCCTCGCGGCCGGGAGCATCGGGACGTTCATCGTCGGCGGCGTGACCGGCGTCTTTCTGGCCGTCATCCCCGTCGATATCCTCTATCACGGTACCTACTACGTCGTCGGCCACTTCCACCTCATCGTCGTCGGCATCATCCCCTTCATGATGATCGCCGCGAGCTACTACTGGTACCCCCTGCTGACGGGGCGGTGGTACGACCGCCGGTTGGCGCAGTTCCAGTCCGTCCTCCTGATCTTCGGCTCGACGGTGACGTTCACCACGCTGCTGATCATCGGTGGCCTCGGCCTGCCGCGCCGGCAGGCGGTCTACCCGCCGGAGTACCAGTTCGCCAGCCAGATTGCGACCGTCGGCGCCTACGTCATCGGGCTGGCGGCGCTCCTGTGGCTCTACAACATGGTGGCGTCGTACTGGCAGGGCGACCCCGTGCGGACGACGGACCCGTGGAATCTCAAGGCGACCGGGCAGTTCACGCGCGAGTGGCAGTGGTTCGAGGGCCGCATGGTCGAGAAGTACGACGTGACGCCCGCGGAACCGGAGACGGTTCGGCCCGCCTACGACCCCGAGGGCGAACCTTCCGGCCTGCTGGGTGGCGTCGGCACCGTCGCCCAGACCGTCTCGCGCAACGCGTGGATGGCGGCCGTCGGCGGCTTCGTCGGCACCGTCCTGATGAGCGGTGGGCTGGGCACCGCCATCCTGATCGGCGTCCTCGATCCGGCGTCGTTCGGTGAAATCGCCGAACTCGTCGGCTTGCCGGCCAGTCCGCTCCTCGGGACGCTCTTGTTCCTGATCGGCGGGACGGTCACCTGGCCGCTCGTCTTCCTCGCCTTTCAGGAGTACCTGCCCGGTCGACTGCTGTTCGAGACGGGGCTGGTGTTCGCCACGCTCATCTCGACCGGGTTCGTCGTCGCCTTCTACACCGGGCAGGCCGGTCTGGCGCTGATCGGCTACGTCGGGTTCGTCGTCGTCGCGCACTGGGCCTACGGCCTCGGCCTGAGCGTGACGTTCCAGTATCTCCGCCGTCGGCAGCGTGCGAAACGGGGACGGGGTGGTGGCTGA
- a CDS encoding DoxX family protein, translated as MSTRDTLETEILGRPVTFEYSEHWVGYSLFLLRLVMGWTLFQGGITKVLTYLDANPDNDWTAAGYLMNVPDGNPLIGFWSSMAGNPLIDALNMWGLTLTGLALIVGAFVRWSAFWGAIMMLFYWLASLTGGPLAGLPVAHGWVVDDHLVYAVLLFGLGAFGAGRILGVDAYLEGTSVVQNNRWLRYFLG; from the coding sequence ATGTCGACACGCGACACGCTCGAAACCGAGATCCTCGGACGGCCGGTCACCTTCGAGTATTCGGAGCACTGGGTCGGGTACTCCCTGTTTCTCCTCCGGCTCGTCATGGGTTGGACACTGTTCCAGGGTGGGATCACGAAAGTCCTCACCTACCTCGACGCCAACCCCGACAACGACTGGACGGCGGCAGGTTACCTGATGAACGTCCCCGATGGGAACCCGCTGATCGGCTTCTGGTCGAGCATGGCCGGGAACCCGCTCATCGACGCGCTGAACATGTGGGGGCTGACCTTGACCGGACTGGCGCTCATCGTCGGTGCGTTCGTCCGCTGGAGCGCGTTCTGGGGCGCGATCATGATGCTGTTTTACTGGCTGGCGTCGCTGACTGGCGGTCCCTTGGCCGGTCTGCCCGTCGCCCACGGCTGGGTCGTCGACGACCACCTCGTCTACGCGGTCCTCCTGTTCGGGCTGGGAGCGTTCGGCGCCGGCCGCATCCTCGGCGTCGACGCCTACCTCGAAGGGACGAGCGTCGTGCAGAACAACCGCTGGCTGCGGTACTTCCTCGGCTGA
- a CDS encoding Hsp20/alpha crystallin family protein encodes MRGDDRDDPFGDIFDEIERMMNEMTGAGTVGDGSGFTSETHVDIYEEDDQVRLVADLPGVEKDAIELKCDGKTLTISAASPHREYDERIRLPARVDEHSASASFNNGVLEVTVDKVGDSAAIDVE; translated from the coding sequence ATGAGAGGCGACGACCGTGACGACCCGTTCGGCGACATTTTCGACGAGATCGAACGGATGATGAACGAGATGACCGGTGCCGGTACCGTCGGCGACGGCTCTGGTTTCACCTCCGAGACCCACGTGGACATCTACGAGGAAGACGATCAGGTGCGACTCGTCGCCGACCTCCCGGGCGTCGAGAAAGACGCCATCGAACTGAAGTGTGACGGGAAGACCCTCACCATCAGCGCCGCCTCCCCGCACCGCGAGTACGACGAACGCATCCGCCTGCCCGCCCGCGTCGACGAACACTCCGCCTCGGCCAGTTTCAACAACGGCGTCCTCGAAGTCACCGTCGACAAGGTCGGCGACTCCGCCGCCATCGACGTCGAGTAG
- the coxB gene encoding cytochrome c oxidase subunit II, with product MKRTRWLAGAGGVALAATLLATPAAAQSVNRAAIDELNTQLLYVALPLALFVEVTLVYAIYRFRDNDDPSPTVDDPALEITWTAATAVILLFVGVSAYVTMANPYLTPAAADAEAAGDAIDDMVIEVDAYQWGWAFHYPESNVTTEDRLTIPADRDVRLVLSSRDVIHSIYVPALGIKQDIIPGSETVARTRATETGEYRLYCAELCGDGHARMHGQVAVLNETTYEAWEEEQSADG from the coding sequence GTGAAACGCACGCGGTGGCTCGCCGGGGCCGGAGGGGTCGCACTCGCCGCGACACTGCTCGCGACGCCAGCCGCCGCGCAGTCGGTCAACCGGGCAGCCATCGACGAGTTGAACACCCAACTACTGTACGTCGCGCTGCCGCTGGCGCTGTTCGTCGAGGTGACGCTCGTCTACGCCATCTACCGGTTCCGCGACAACGACGATCCGAGTCCGACCGTCGACGACCCCGCGCTGGAGATTACGTGGACCGCCGCGACGGCCGTCATCCTCCTGTTCGTCGGCGTCTCGGCGTACGTCACGATGGCGAACCCCTATCTCACGCCGGCGGCGGCCGACGCGGAGGCGGCCGGGGACGCTATCGACGACATGGTGATCGAGGTGGACGCCTACCAGTGGGGCTGGGCGTTCCACTACCCCGAGTCGAACGTGACCACGGAGGACCGCCTGACCATCCCGGCCGACCGCGACGTACGACTCGTCCTCTCCTCGCGGGACGTGATCCACTCCATCTACGTCCCGGCGCTCGGGATCAAACAGGACATCATTCCCGGCTCCGAGACGGTTGCCCGGACGCGAGCGACCGAGACGGGCGAGTACCGACTCTACTGTGCCGAACTCTGTGGCGACGGCCACGCCCGGATGCACGGACAGGTCGCGGTGCTGAACGAGACGACGTACGAGGCGTGGGAGGAGGAGCAGTCCGCCGACGGATGA
- a CDS encoding 50S ribosomal protein L16, translating to MTDKPASMYREISKPSYTRREYITGIPGSKIAQHNMGNLQTGPEDYPVHISLEVEEECQIRHGALEASRLSANRRLLKLVGQENYKMVLRKFPHHVIRENKQATGAGADRVSDGMRQAFGKPVGTAARIQANETVFTCYCNPEDADTVKDAFRRSYNKISPPCRIVVEKGEELLVA from the coding sequence ATGACCGACAAACCCGCCTCGATGTACCGGGAGATCAGCAAGCCCTCGTACACGCGACGCGAGTACATCACGGGCATCCCGGGCTCCAAGATCGCACAGCACAACATGGGTAACCTCCAGACCGGTCCCGAGGACTACCCGGTCCACATCAGCCTCGAAGTCGAGGAGGAGTGCCAGATTCGTCACGGCGCCCTCGAAGCTTCGCGGCTCTCCGCCAACCGCCGCCTCCTGAAGTTGGTCGGCCAGGAGAACTACAAGATGGTCCTCCGGAAGTTCCCCCACCACGTCATCCGCGAGAACAAGCAGGCGACGGGTGCGGGTGCGGACCGTGTCTCCGACGGGATGCGGCAGGCGTTCGGCAAGCCGGTCGGCACCGCCGCGCGCATCCAGGCGAACGAGACCGTCTTCACCTGCTACTGCAACCCGGAGGACGCGGACACGGTCAAGGACGCCTTCCGGCGTTCGTACAACAAGATTTCGCCGCCGTGTCGCATCGTCGTCGAGAAGGGCGAAGAACTGCTCGTCGCCTGA
- a CDS encoding type II glyceraldehyde-3-phosphate dehydrogenase — translation MIQVGVNGYGTIGKRVADAVAAQPDMELVGVAKTRPNFEAETAVRKAYPLYAAVPERVDRFAEEGLELAGEVDELVAAADVIVDCTPSGIGAENASLYEDHDTPTIFQGGEDADVAEVSFNARANYADAVGADSARVVSCNTTGLSRILAPLEEEWGVEKARVTLVRRGGDPGQTDRGPIDDILPDPVTIPSHHGPDVNTIFPDLDIDTLGMKVPATLMHTHSVNVTLESEADAEDVLDRFADETRLFLIPPGADIDGSGKLKEFAHDTGRPRGDLWENCIWAESVTVEGRDLYLFQAIHQESDVVPENVDAIRALSGDADAAESRRTTEDAMGVGIDY, via the coding sequence ATGATTCAGGTCGGCGTCAACGGCTACGGAACCATCGGCAAACGCGTCGCGGACGCAGTCGCGGCACAACCGGACATGGAACTCGTCGGCGTCGCCAAGACGCGTCCGAACTTCGAGGCGGAGACGGCCGTGCGCAAGGCCTACCCGCTCTACGCCGCCGTTCCGGAACGCGTCGACCGCTTCGCCGAGGAGGGACTGGAACTCGCGGGCGAGGTGGACGAACTCGTGGCCGCGGCGGACGTGATCGTCGACTGCACCCCCTCGGGCATCGGCGCCGAGAACGCCTCGCTGTACGAGGACCACGACACCCCCACCATCTTCCAGGGCGGCGAAGACGCCGACGTGGCCGAGGTGAGCTTCAACGCCCGCGCCAACTACGCCGACGCGGTCGGGGCCGACTCCGCGCGCGTCGTCTCCTGTAACACCACCGGCCTCTCTCGCATCCTCGCCCCACTGGAGGAAGAGTGGGGCGTCGAGAAGGCGCGCGTCACGCTGGTGCGCCGCGGCGGCGACCCCGGCCAGACCGACCGTGGCCCCATCGACGACATCCTCCCCGACCCCGTCACCATCCCCTCGCATCACGGTCCCGACGTGAACACCATCTTCCCCGACCTCGACATCGACACGCTGGGGATGAAGGTGCCGGCGACGCTGATGCACACCCATAGCGTCAACGTCACGCTCGAATCCGAGGCGGACGCCGAGGACGTCCTCGACCGCTTCGCCGACGAGACCCGCCTGTTCCTGATCCCGCCCGGCGCCGACATCGACGGCTCGGGCAAACTCAAGGAGTTCGCCCACGACACCGGCCGACCGCGAGGCGACCTCTGGGAGAACTGCATCTGGGCCGAGTCGGTCACGGTCGAGGGCCGCGATCTCTATCTGTTCCAGGCGATCCACCAGGAGAGCGACGTGGTGCCCGAGAACGTGGACGCGATCCGCGCCCTCAGCGGTGACGCCGACGCCGCCGAGAGCCGGCGGACGACCGAAGACGCGATGGGCGTCGGTATCGACTACTGA
- a CDS encoding ATP-grasp domain-containing protein, which produces MLRLAVTSRAETFDRLRDPLAARDIEVAHLPAEGRTIRLDAPPAETFDVGFVYPSRTQSGDALAALHNLSWVNGREAILSSRNKGGVLTTLGAADLPVPKTTMVATPVDEADLVAAMEGFDWPVVVKPNSTTRGTGVAKATDLDSLLGIVDYLDLVHDYRATGDKTFLLQEYLPDARDYRVMVVDGAYAGAVERRLSDADREDGRWKHNVHRGAEAVGVDLPDEYRRLAERTADALDIDYLGVDLLVTDDRVVVAETNARPTVDSATKYVDDFYDRLAGLIRRTARE; this is translated from the coding sequence ATGCTCCGTCTCGCGGTGACCTCCCGGGCCGAGACGTTCGACCGCCTGCGCGATCCGCTCGCCGCCCGCGACATCGAAGTCGCTCACCTCCCCGCAGAGGGACGGACGATTCGGCTCGACGCCCCGCCCGCCGAGACGTTCGATGTCGGCTTCGTCTACCCCTCCCGAACCCAGTCCGGCGACGCGCTCGCCGCGCTCCACAACCTCTCGTGGGTGAACGGCCGCGAGGCGATCCTCTCCTCCCGGAACAAGGGTGGCGTCCTCACGACGCTCGGCGCCGCCGACCTGCCGGTGCCGAAGACGACGATGGTGGCCACGCCCGTCGACGAGGCCGATCTCGTCGCCGCGATGGAAGGGTTCGACTGGCCGGTCGTCGTCAAGCCCAACTCGACGACCCGCGGGACCGGCGTGGCGAAGGCGACGGACCTCGACTCTCTGCTCGGGATCGTCGACTACCTCGATCTGGTCCACGACTACCGCGCGACGGGAGACAAGACCTTCCTCCTGCAGGAGTACCTGCCCGACGCTCGCGACTACCGGGTGATGGTCGTCGACGGGGCGTACGCGGGCGCGGTCGAGCGCCGCCTGTCCGACGCGGACCGCGAGGATGGCCGCTGGAAGCACAACGTCCACCGCGGCGCGGAGGCGGTGGGCGTCGACCTGCCCGACGAGTATCGGCGGCTCGCGGAGCGGACGGCCGACGCTCTCGACATCGACTACCTCGGCGTCGACCTCCTCGTCACGGACGACCGGGTCGTCGTGGCGGAGACGAACGCGCGGCCGACGGTCGATTCGGCCACGAAATACGTCGACGACTTCTACGACCGGCTGGCGGGATTGATTCGACGGACGGCGAGAGAATAG
- a CDS encoding phosphoglycerate kinase: MFKTLDDIGSGKRVLVRLDLNSPVEDGIVKDNRRFARHARTVRELVEAGHRVVVMAHQGRPGRDSFVSLDQHADLLAEYVETPVAFVDDICGEAAIDAIRSLDAGEVLLLENVRMCDDELPEKPPEEHADSEFVRTLAPEFDCYVDDAYSAAHRSHASLVGFPLVLPSYAGRVMQAEYEANTSIANREFDGPVTMVLGGAKATDVIDVMSALDDEIDHYLLGGIVGELFLRAAGYDVGYDVGDGELYDHQWENNEARIRDLLAERGNRILLPVDLAYETDDGERAEIPVEGVEKTQPLLDVGSQTVERYADVIEESAAVFVKGALGVFEDERFADGTVGLLEAIATTDCFSVIGGGDTSRAIELYGLDEEYFSHVSIAGGAYVRALTGQSLPAVEVMAQDDC; this comes from the coding sequence ATGTTCAAGACGCTCGACGATATCGGGTCCGGGAAACGCGTCCTCGTCCGACTCGATCTCAACTCGCCGGTCGAGGACGGCATCGTCAAGGACAACCGGCGGTTCGCGCGCCACGCCCGGACCGTCCGGGAACTCGTCGAGGCCGGACACCGTGTCGTCGTGATGGCTCACCAGGGTCGGCCGGGACGGGACTCCTTCGTCTCACTCGACCAGCACGCGGACCTCCTCGCGGAGTACGTCGAGACGCCGGTCGCGTTCGTCGACGACATCTGCGGCGAGGCGGCTATCGACGCCATCCGCTCGCTCGACGCCGGCGAGGTACTCTTGCTCGAGAACGTCCGGATGTGCGACGACGAACTGCCGGAGAAACCCCCGGAGGAACACGCCGACAGCGAGTTCGTCCGGACGCTCGCCCCCGAGTTCGACTGCTACGTCGACGACGCGTACTCGGCGGCCCACCGGTCCCACGCCTCGCTCGTGGGCTTCCCGCTCGTCCTTCCCTCGTACGCCGGGCGCGTCATGCAGGCGGAGTACGAGGCCAACACCAGCATCGCCAACCGGGAGTTCGACGGCCCGGTGACGATGGTGCTCGGCGGCGCGAAAGCGACCGACGTGATCGACGTGATGAGCGCGCTCGACGACGAAATCGACCACTACCTCCTCGGCGGGATCGTCGGCGAACTCTTCCTCCGCGCCGCCGGCTACGACGTGGGCTACGACGTGGGCGACGGGGAACTGTACGACCACCAGTGGGAGAACAACGAGGCGCGCATCCGCGACCTCCTCGCGGAGCGTGGCAACCGTATCCTCCTTCCCGTCGATCTGGCGTACGAAACCGACGACGGCGAACGCGCCGAAATTCCCGTCGAGGGCGTGGAGAAGACCCAGCCGCTCCTCGACGTGGGATCGCAGACGGTCGAGCGCTACGCGGACGTGATCGAGGAGTCGGCGGCGGTGTTCGTCAAGGGCGCTCTCGGCGTCTTCGAGGACGAACGCTTCGCCGACGGCACCGTGGGCCTCCTCGAGGCCATCGCCACCACGGACTGCTTTTCGGTCATCGGCGGCGGCGACACCTCCCGTGCCATCGAACTCTACGGACTCGACGAGGAGTACTTCTCGCACGTCTCCATCGCCGGCGGCGCCTACGTTCGCGCGCTCACCGGGCAGTCCTTGCCCGCGGTCGAAGTGATGGCGCAGGACGACTGCTGA
- a CDS encoding aminopeptidase, which yields MSDALHEAAETAVHQCMALDADESCVVVTDDERLPIGEALYDVASSVTDDAVLLRYPPGEQHGTEPPAPVAAAMADADVVLAPTTKSLSHTRARKRACDAGARAATLPGITEDVMIAGLDADYEAIARHCREVLAQVDDADEIRVTTPSGTDLTVEPGDREWLTDTGMVHDPGDFSNLPAGEVFVSPETANGTYVVDGTMMPHGLLDDPLRFEVEDGYVTHISDDAVREQVDAGREEVGDAAANLAELGIGTNVGVTELVGSVLLDEKAAGTVHVAIGDDASIGGDTEAPLHLDGIIREPTVYADGETVRLPETER from the coding sequence ATGTCCGACGCACTCCACGAGGCCGCCGAGACGGCGGTCCATCAGTGCATGGCGCTCGACGCCGACGAGTCCTGTGTGGTCGTCACCGACGACGAGCGCCTCCCCATCGGCGAGGCGCTCTACGACGTGGCGAGTTCGGTGACCGACGACGCCGTCCTCCTGCGCTACCCGCCCGGCGAGCAACACGGCACCGAACCCCCCGCACCGGTCGCGGCGGCGATGGCCGACGCCGACGTAGTGCTCGCGCCGACGACGAAGAGTTTGAGCCACACGCGCGCCCGAAAGCGCGCGTGCGACGCCGGCGCCCGAGCCGCGACCCTCCCCGGCATCACCGAGGACGTGATGATCGCTGGCCTCGACGCCGACTACGAGGCCATCGCTCGCCACTGCCGCGAGGTGCTCGCACAGGTCGACGACGCCGACGAAATTCGCGTGACGACGCCCTCGGGCACCGACCTCACGGTCGAACCCGGCGACCGCGAGTGGCTGACCGACACGGGGATGGTCCACGACCCCGGTGACTTCTCCAACCTCCCTGCCGGCGAGGTGTTCGTCAGCCCCGAGACGGCCAACGGCACGTACGTCGTCGACGGGACGATGATGCCCCACGGCCTCCTCGACGACCCGCTCCGGTTCGAGGTGGAAGACGGGTACGTCACCCACATCTCCGACGACGCCGTTCGCGAACAGGTCGACGCCGGGCGAGAGGAGGTGGGCGACGCCGCCGCCAACCTCGCGGAACTCGGCATCGGGACGAACGTCGGCGTGACGGAACTGGTCGGCTCCGTGTTGCTGGACGAGAAGGCGGCCGGAACGGTCCACGTCGCCATCGGCGACGACGCGAGCATCGGCGGCGACACCGAAGCACCCCTCCACCTCGACGGGATCATTCGGGAGCCGACGGTGTACGCGGACGGGGAGACGGTACGTCTCCCGGAAACCGAGCGGTGA